A region of Ferruginibacter albus DNA encodes the following proteins:
- the kduD gene encoding 2-dehydro-3-deoxy-D-gluconate 5-dehydrogenase KduD, translating to MSISTLFSLKNKKALVTGCNKGIGKAMAIALAEAGADIIGVSGSMPLSGSEVGNEIEKAGQKFYPYQADFGNREALKNFITKVQAEHPVIDILVNNAGIIMRAPAAEHSDEYWDKVINVNLDAQFILTREIGKKMIEQGSGKIIFTASLLSFQGGITVPGYAASKGAIASLIKAFANEWASKGVNINGIAPGYIATDNTEALRNDPERSKSILSRIPAGRWGEPDDFKGTIIFLASKASDYVNGSIVTVDGGWMGR from the coding sequence ATGAGCATCTCTACTTTGTTCTCTCTTAAAAATAAAAAAGCACTTGTAACCGGTTGCAATAAAGGCATCGGTAAAGCGATGGCAATTGCTTTAGCAGAAGCAGGCGCAGATATAATTGGAGTGTCAGGTTCTATGCCCTTGAGTGGAAGCGAAGTAGGCAACGAAATTGAGAAAGCCGGGCAAAAATTTTATCCTTACCAGGCTGACTTTGGTAATAGAGAGGCGTTAAAAAATTTTATTACAAAAGTTCAGGCAGAGCATCCTGTAATTGATATTTTGGTGAACAATGCCGGCATTATTATGCGGGCACCTGCTGCAGAACATAGTGATGAATACTGGGATAAAGTGATCAATGTAAATTTAGACGCACAATTCATACTAACACGTGAGATCGGTAAGAAAATGATAGAACAGGGAAGCGGTAAAATTATTTTCACAGCTTCCTTATTAAGTTTCCAGGGAGGTATTACCGTTCCGGGATATGCAGCAAGCAAAGGCGCTATCGCCAGCTTGATAAAAGCATTTGCCAACGAATGGGCTTCAAAAGGAGTAAACATAAACGGTATTGCTCCGGGATATATTGCTACCGATAATACGGAGGCTTTGCGTAACGATCCGGAAAGAAGCAAATCGATCTTAAGCAGGATACCTGCCGGTCGTTGGGGGGAACCGGATGATTTTAAAGGAACGATCATCTTTTTAGCATCAAAAGCGTCCGATTACGTTAATGGTAGTATTGTTACCGTGGATGGCGGCTGGATGGGACGATAA
- the kduI gene encoding 5-dehydro-4-deoxy-D-glucuronate isomerase — MEQRFANGKKEVKQMDTTELRENFLIEKIFTADQFNFVYSHYDRVIIGGVMPVNKTVQLPVYENLKAAYFLERREIGIINIGGDGEIKVNDKVYTLSKLDCLYVGKGNEKVTFKSLKKNNPAKFYLLSAPAHHAYKVQFMKKEKASPLDLGSVETANQRTVYKYIHADGLKSCQLVMGLTVLKTGSVWNTIPTHTHDRRMEAYLYFDVPENHRVFHFMGEPNETRHILVASDQALISPPWSIHSGAGTSNYSFIWGMAGENYVYTDMDVIDIKDVR; from the coding sequence ATGGAACAACGTTTTGCGAATGGGAAGAAGGAAGTAAAGCAGATGGATACAACTGAACTGCGGGAGAATTTTTTAATAGAAAAGATCTTCACGGCAGACCAATTCAATTTTGTGTATTCGCATTACGATAGAGTGATCATCGGTGGTGTAATGCCCGTAAACAAAACTGTGCAGTTACCTGTATACGAAAACTTAAAAGCAGCTTATTTTTTGGAAAGAAGAGAAATAGGGATTATCAATATCGGTGGAGATGGTGAGATTAAAGTGAATGATAAAGTTTACACGCTAAGTAAATTGGATTGTTTGTATGTGGGCAAAGGAAATGAAAAAGTTACTTTCAAAAGCTTGAAGAAAAACAATCCTGCTAAATTCTATTTGTTATCAGCACCTGCACATCATGCTTATAAAGTGCAGTTCATGAAAAAAGAAAAAGCTTCACCGTTGGATCTGGGCTCTGTTGAAACCGCCAATCAACGTACGGTGTATAAATACATTCATGCAGACGGTTTAAAAAGTTGCCAATTGGTGATGGGCTTAACCGTTCTAAAAACAGGCAGTGTTTGGAATACCATTCCAACACATACGCATGATCGTAGAATGGAAGCATATTTATATTTTGATGTTCCGGAAAATCATCGGGTTTTTCATTTTATGGGAGAGCCTAATGAAACACGTCATATTTTGGTAGCCAGCGATCAGGCGCTTATTTCACCGCCATGGTCAATTCATTCCGGTGCAGGCACAAGTAATTATTCATTCATTTGGGGAATGGCCGGAGAAAATTATGTATACACTGATATGGATGTAATCGATATAAAAGATGTGCGATAA
- a CDS encoding glycosyl hydrolase family 28 protein — translation MKRTLTIVLLVITAFAFRPSEKKVSIFLVGDSTMADQPTDENPQRGWGQLFPKYFTDEVEIKNFAKNGRSTKSFITEGRWDSVLNQLQPGDWVFLQFGHNDSKIEDTTRYAAPQTTYKTNLTRFINEARSKGAIPVLITPVNRRKFDADGKFVDQHGEYPGVVRALAQQLKVTLIDLHKSSQTLLEQKGVEGSKNLFLFIPENHFKKYKGKEEDNTHFTEYGAESVASLVCADIKKQNLAIAKYLKPSDFKEKDAFELPKIYVPHFKLDTFYVTNYGAKADGVTLNTKAINDAIADANTKGGGTVVIPRGLWSTGPIVMKSNVNLHLDAGALVAFTNDFTQYPLVKSDFEGVAAARCQSPITAENLTNIAITGKGVFDGNGAAWRPIKKSKMIDADWKRLVTKGVVSDDKTWFPSAKALKGYNDKNIGKLDGGKQLSDFEDIKDFLRPNFFRIALCKNVLLDDITVQNSPAWNLHILIDEDVTVHNVKVKNPWNAQNTDAIDIESSKNVRLEGCIFDTGDDGICIKSGRDEEGRKRGIPTENVIVDNCIVYHAHGGFVVGSEMSGGAKNLYVSNTTFMGTDVGLRFKSTRGRGGVVENIYANNINMKDILGDAIFFDVYYQAKDPVPSSTADAGPPPAIEMKPVDEGTPLFQNFFIRNITCDGADDGIYLRGLPEMNIKNVVIENAVLQATKGIYCEEASGITFKNIDLISDNTNPVIFIQNSNTICLDDIKYKPDADLLLSINGDRTKNIRLLNTDISKAKKQTQFANNTNAKVLTNK, via the coding sequence ATGAAAAGAACTTTAACGATTGTATTGCTCGTAATAACTGCTTTTGCTTTTCGTCCTTCTGAAAAAAAAGTGAGCATCTTTTTAGTGGGCGATTCTACCATGGCAGATCAACCTACTGATGAAAATCCACAAAGAGGTTGGGGGCAATTATTTCCAAAGTATTTTACAGATGAAGTAGAGATAAAAAACTTTGCCAAAAACGGAAGAAGCACAAAAAGCTTTATCACTGAAGGCAGATGGGACAGCGTGTTGAACCAATTGCAACCTGGCGATTGGGTGTTTTTACAGTTTGGTCATAATGATAGCAAGATAGAAGATACTACCCGTTATGCAGCGCCACAAACAACCTACAAAACAAACCTTACGCGGTTTATAAATGAAGCTCGCAGTAAAGGTGCTATTCCTGTATTAATAACGCCGGTGAATAGACGCAAATTTGATGCTGATGGAAAATTCGTTGACCAACACGGAGAATATCCTGGTGTAGTAAGAGCATTGGCACAACAATTAAAAGTTACGTTAATTGATCTTCATAAAAGCAGCCAGACTTTGTTAGAACAAAAAGGCGTGGAAGGAAGTAAGAACTTGTTCCTCTTTATTCCTGAAAATCATTTTAAAAAATACAAAGGCAAAGAAGAAGACAATACACACTTTACAGAATATGGTGCAGAGAGTGTAGCATCATTGGTTTGTGCTGATATTAAAAAACAAAACTTAGCCATTGCCAAATATTTAAAACCTTCTGACTTTAAAGAAAAAGATGCATTTGAATTGCCTAAAATTTATGTTCCTCATTTTAAGTTAGATACTTTTTATGTTACAAACTATGGTGCTAAAGCTGATGGTGTGACATTAAATACAAAAGCTATTAACGATGCTATCGCTGATGCAAATACAAAAGGAGGAGGAACGGTTGTTATTCCAAGAGGCTTATGGTCAACAGGTCCGATTGTAATGAAGAGTAATGTAAATCTTCATTTAGATGCTGGTGCATTAGTTGCATTCACAAATGATTTTACGCAATATCCTTTAGTAAAATCTGATTTTGAAGGTGTGGCAGCAGCTCGTTGTCAATCGCCTATCACTGCAGAGAATTTAACAAATATCGCTATCACGGGTAAAGGAGTTTTTGATGGTAATGGTGCCGCCTGGAGACCAATTAAAAAATCAAAAATGATCGATGCGGATTGGAAACGTTTAGTAACAAAAGGAGTAGTGAGTGACGATAAAACATGGTTCCCATCTGCAAAAGCATTAAAGGGTTATAACGATAAAAACATTGGTAAGTTAGATGGAGGCAAACAACTCAGCGATTTCGAAGACATCAAAGATTTTTTGCGTCCTAACTTTTTCAGAATAGCACTTTGTAAAAATGTGTTGTTAGATGATATCACCGTACAGAATTCTCCGGCTTGGAACTTACACATACTTATTGATGAAGATGTAACTGTGCACAATGTAAAAGTTAAAAACCCATGGAACGCACAAAATACGGATGCGATCGATATTGAAAGCAGCAAGAACGTACGATTAGAAGGCTGCATTTTTGACACAGGCGATGATGGCATTTGTATTAAATCAGGTCGTGATGAAGAAGGAAGAAAACGCGGCATTCCAACAGAAAATGTTATTGTAGATAATTGTATCGTGTATCATGCACATGGTGGTTTTGTAGTAGGAAGCGAAATGAGCGGCGGTGCAAAAAATCTCTATGTAAGCAATACAACTTTCATGGGTACAGATGTTGGGCTTCGCTTCAAATCTACAAGAGGTCGTGGCGGTGTGGTTGAAAATATTTACGCTAATAATATTAACATGAAAGATATTTTGGGTGATGCAATTTTCTTTGATGTGTATTACCAGGCTAAAGACCCTGTTCCTTCTTCTACCGCCGATGCGGGTCCGCCACCTGCAATAGAAATGAAACCGGTTGATGAAGGCACTCCATTATTTCAAAATTTCTTTATAAGAAATATTACTTGCGATGGCGCTGATGATGGAATTTATTTACGTGGCTTACCGGAAATGAATATCAAAAACGTTGTTATCGAAAATGCGGTATTGCAAGCTACTAAAGGTATCTATTGTGAAGAAGCGAGCGGCATTACGTTTAAGAATATCGATCTTATTTCTGATAATACCAACCCGGTTATCTTCATTCAAAACAGCAACACTATTTGTTTGGACGATATTAAATACAAACCAGATGCGGATTTATTGTTAAGCATCAATGGCGACAGAACAAAAAATATTCGTTTGCTAAATACAGATATATCAAAAGCAAAGAAGCAAACTCAGTTTGCGAACAACACGAATGCAAAGGTTTTAACCAATAAGTAA
- a CDS encoding glycoside hydrolase family 88/105 protein, whose amino-acid sequence MKRVSIFYSLHKPVLRMGWGGFLSKRSIVGAFMLCLLAGNSIAQTKTIQSPVPLSEQLAKTTMSIWKDSMAFKKDRPAEWSYEQGVVYKGLEDVWKKTGNGDYFKYIQKNIDFFVRKDGSIRTYKLDDYNLDNICPGRGILTLYNTLSDNNKYFRAITLLKEQLNYQPKTSEGGYWHKQRYPSQMWLDGVYMAEPFHAEYAKRFNNPQIFEEIAKQFFLIEEHARDKKTGLYYHGWDESRKERWADPQTGLSANFWGRSVGWYAMALVDVLDYFPKDNPNYDSLVHIVKNLAVAIVKVQDPKTGLWWQVLNKPNEKDNYLESSASCMFVYALAKAVRKGYISQSYYMQALKGYTGIKSNFISVDSTTGLINLTKVCAVAGLGGKPYRDGSYDYYINEPVVSNDPKGLGAAMMMATEVESISQSGIGRNKNVLLDSYYNNEKKTDEATGQTISWHYKWDETPNSGFSFLGGIFNSYGATTSTLYEAPTAANLKNADIYIIVDPDIPKENPNTKYIEPGDTTAIINWVKGGGVLVILLNDTGNAEFDHTNALTKSFGIQFNKDSRNHVDANKFEMGKITGQPPLFRKAKNLYLKEISTLTVKAPAMALLKDNNDIIMASAKIGKGTVFAVGDPWLYNEYVDGRKLPAEYQNFTAAQELAQWLLRQVPFKINSLLKQGSLIKNK is encoded by the coding sequence ATGAAAAGAGTATCTATTTTTTATTCTTTGCATAAGCCCGTCCTTAGGATGGGGTGGGGAGGTTTTTTATCAAAGCGTAGTATTGTTGGTGCGTTTATGCTTTGTTTGCTTGCCGGTAATAGTATTGCGCAAACAAAAACCATTCAATCTCCTGTTCCTTTATCAGAGCAATTGGCAAAAACAACTATGTCCATTTGGAAAGATTCAATGGCGTTTAAAAAAGATCGTCCTGCAGAATGGAGTTACGAACAAGGTGTTGTTTATAAAGGATTGGAAGATGTCTGGAAAAAAACAGGAAATGGAGACTACTTCAAGTACATTCAAAAGAACATCGATTTTTTTGTTCGTAAAGACGGGAGCATTCGTACGTACAAATTAGATGATTACAATTTAGATAATATCTGTCCCGGCAGAGGCATACTAACGTTATACAATACACTAAGTGACAACAATAAATATTTTCGTGCCATTACATTGTTAAAAGAGCAATTGAATTATCAGCCTAAGACAAGTGAAGGTGGTTATTGGCACAAGCAACGTTATCCCAGCCAGATGTGGTTGGATGGTGTTTATATGGCAGAGCCTTTTCATGCTGAATACGCAAAACGGTTTAATAATCCACAGATATTTGAAGAGATAGCAAAGCAGTTTTTCTTGATTGAAGAACATGCAAGAGATAAAAAAACAGGATTGTATTACCACGGTTGGGATGAAAGCCGTAAAGAAAGATGGGCTGATCCACAGACGGGTTTGTCTGCTAATTTCTGGGGACGTTCTGTTGGCTGGTATGCAATGGCATTAGTAGATGTACTGGATTATTTTCCTAAAGACAATCCAAATTACGATTCATTAGTACACATCGTCAAAAACTTAGCAGTTGCTATTGTAAAAGTGCAAGACCCAAAAACAGGACTTTGGTGGCAGGTATTGAATAAACCGAATGAAAAAGATAATTACCTGGAATCATCTGCATCCTGCATGTTCGTATATGCGTTGGCGAAAGCCGTTCGTAAAGGTTATATCAGCCAATCATATTATATGCAGGCATTAAAAGGGTATACCGGCATAAAGTCTAATTTCATTTCTGTTGATTCCACAACCGGTTTAATAAATTTGACTAAAGTATGCGCCGTAGCAGGATTAGGCGGAAAGCCTTACCGTGATGGAAGCTATGATTATTATATCAATGAACCTGTTGTTTCCAACGATCCTAAAGGCTTGGGTGCTGCAATGATGATGGCAACCGAAGTGGAGTCTATTTCTCAATCAGGTATAGGGAGAAATAAAAATGTTTTATTAGATAGTTATTACAATAACGAGAAAAAAACTGACGAAGCAACAGGACAAACCATCTCATGGCATTATAAATGGGATGAAACGCCTAACAGTGGTTTCTCATTCCTCGGAGGCATCTTCAATAGCTATGGCGCTACAACATCAACTTTATATGAAGCGCCAACTGCTGCCAACTTAAAAAATGCAGACATCTACATTATTGTTGATCCTGATATTCCTAAAGAAAATCCTAATACAAAATATATTGAACCGGGTGATACAACTGCTATTATAAACTGGGTAAAAGGAGGAGGTGTTTTAGTTATCTTATTAAATGATACCGGCAACGCAGAGTTTGATCATACAAATGCATTAACAAAATCATTCGGCATTCAATTTAATAAAGACAGTCGTAATCATGTTGATGCCAATAAGTTTGAAATGGGAAAGATAACCGGTCAACCGCCGCTTTTCAGAAAAGCGAAAAACTTATACTTAAAAGAAATAAGTACGTTAACAGTTAAAGCTCCTGCAATGGCGTTATTGAAAGATAACAATGACATTATTATGGCTTCTGCTAAAATAGGTAAGGGAACTGTGTTTGCCGTTGGCGATCCGTGGTTATATAATGAATATGTAGATGGCAGAAAGCTGCCTGCGGAATATCAAAACTTTACAGCAGCGCAGGAACTGGCGCAATGGTTATTGCGGCAAGTTCCTTTTAAAATAAACAGTTTATTAAAACAAGGTAGTTTAATAAAAAACAAATGA
- the pelA gene encoding pectate lyase, producing the protein MIKRLYILVLVALSLIGYNSSVYAQKTLVVATDGSGDFKSIQAAINSLPDSASSQRIIFIKKGVYKEKLFIEKNFITLKGEEVAATTITYSEARDIFRCTNNDDWGVATINMKGSDIVMENLTVLNTYGFDAKGDSIIACPADSITGKKTVKRNGHQMALRSFNTTRLIVRNCVFRAFGGDTVSPWNVDAGMFYFSNCTMEGGVDFYCPRGWALAENCKFICHSKEAAIWHDGSKNKSSKTVLINCSFSGDDGFKLGRYHRDAQFYLINCTFPSNMADSDIYQRAANPPNVIQWGKRVFYNNCHRIGGDYAWFKNNFPDSLGVNDINVPWVYDYKWNPKPDGRNTFEPRNLDDTDRIADNMLLYQRENGGWPKHFQELNVDYTKDLAAEQKDELQKGYEAGLDATIDNDATTKEIRYLVKVYNRTGNSKYLRAAQHGIDYLLKAQYANGGWPQFYPDSSSYRNEITYNDNAMVNALNILQDVVDGANGFNAIDAEYISLCKPAVERGISCILKTQIKQKGVLTVWCAQYNARTLQPAKARTFELASLSGAESVGIVRFLMRVKTPSREIIESVTDAVNWFKKTKIAGYKFVEIKAPKEQTGRDKILVPDSTSTIWARFYGLDDNQPFFCGRDGVRKKTLAEIENERRAGYQWYGTWPENLVNKEYPKWLKALQLSSAKEKMAKNK; encoded by the coding sequence ATGATAAAGCGTTTATACATATTGGTACTGGTTGCTTTATCCTTAATAGGATATAACAGTAGCGTGTATGCGCAAAAAACACTTGTTGTTGCAACAGATGGCAGCGGCGATTTTAAATCGATACAAGCTGCTATAAACAGTTTGCCCGACTCGGCTTCATCGCAACGCATCATCTTTATAAAAAAAGGAGTGTATAAAGAGAAGCTCTTTATAGAAAAGAATTTTATCACGTTAAAAGGAGAGGAGGTAGCCGCTACAACCATTACTTATTCCGAAGCACGTGATATTTTCCGTTGCACAAATAATGATGATTGGGGTGTTGCTACTATCAATATGAAAGGCAGCGATATCGTAATGGAAAATCTAACAGTATTGAATACTTATGGTTTTGATGCTAAAGGAGATTCAATTATTGCTTGTCCTGCGGATTCTATTACCGGTAAAAAAACAGTTAAGCGTAATGGTCACCAAATGGCATTGCGTAGTTTTAATACAACACGATTGATCGTTCGTAATTGTGTATTCAGAGCCTTTGGCGGTGATACCGTTAGTCCATGGAATGTAGATGCAGGAATGTTTTATTTTTCTAATTGTACAATGGAAGGCGGCGTAGATTTTTATTGCCCGAGAGGCTGGGCACTGGCAGAGAATTGCAAGTTTATTTGTCATAGTAAAGAAGCGGCTATCTGGCATGACGGTTCAAAAAACAAATCGTCTAAAACAGTGTTGATCAATTGTAGTTTTAGTGGCGATGATGGGTTTAAATTAGGACGTTATCACAGAGATGCGCAATTCTATTTGATCAATTGTACATTTCCATCCAATATGGCTGATTCGGATATTTATCAGCGTGCTGCAAATCCGCCCAATGTTATTCAATGGGGTAAAAGAGTATTCTATAATAACTGTCATCGCATAGGTGGAGATTATGCATGGTTCAAAAATAATTTTCCTGATTCATTAGGAGTGAATGATATTAATGTGCCTTGGGTATATGATTATAAATGGAATCCGAAACCTGATGGCAGAAATACATTTGAACCCAGGAATTTGGATGATACAGATCGGATAGCAGATAATATGTTATTGTATCAACGTGAAAATGGGGGATGGCCAAAACACTTCCAGGAATTGAATGTTGACTATACCAAAGATCTTGCGGCAGAGCAAAAAGATGAATTGCAAAAAGGTTACGAAGCCGGCTTGGATGCAACCATTGATAATGACGCTACAACTAAAGAGATCCGCTATTTGGTAAAAGTATACAATCGTACAGGTAACAGTAAATATTTAAGAGCAGCACAACATGGGATTGATTATTTATTAAAGGCGCAATATGCAAATGGGGGATGGCCGCAGTTTTATCCTGACTCCAGCAGCTATCGGAATGAGATAACTTATAACGATAATGCCATGGTAAATGCCTTAAATATATTGCAGGATGTGGTAGATGGAGCGAATGGATTTAACGCAATCGATGCCGAATATATTTCCCTATGTAAACCCGCTGTGGAACGGGGAATTAGTTGTATCTTAAAGACACAGATCAAGCAAAAAGGCGTATTAACCGTATGGTGCGCTCAATATAATGCCCGTACTTTGCAGCCCGCTAAAGCCAGGACGTTTGAATTGGCTTCTTTGAGCGGTGCAGAGTCGGTTGGAATTGTTCGTTTTTTGATGAGAGTAAAAACGCCATCAAGAGAAATCATTGAGTCGGTAACAGATGCGGTGAACTGGTTTAAGAAAACAAAAATTGCAGGCTATAAGTTTGTTGAAATAAAAGCTCCGAAAGAGCAAACAGGAAGAGATAAGATCCTTGTGCCCGATAGCACTTCTACTATATGGGCAAGATTTTACGGGTTAGATGATAATCAACCATTCTTCTGCGGAAGAGATGGAGTAAGAAAAAAGACATTAGCTGAAATAGAGAATGAAAGAAGAGCAGGATATCAATGGTATGGAACATGGCCGGAGAATTTAGTGAACAAGGAATATCCAAAGTGGTTGAAAGCATTGCAACTTTCTTCTGCAAAAGAAAAGATGGCAAAGAATAAGTAG
- a CDS encoding tagaturonate reductase, giving the protein MIVSKFNLKNIQCNDLIIPDQSLFELPEKVLQFGTGVLLRGLPDYFIDKANRQGKFNGRIVVVKSTDGGDGAAFDKQDGLYTLCVRGIENGKVVEENILNSSISRVLSAKSDWKAVKECAHNPELQIVISNTTEVGIELVSDDIRIHPPVSFPGKLLAFLHERYKAFAGSEHSGLVIVPTELISNNGKKLESIVIEQAHLNGLDDAFIDWLENHNTFCNTLVDRIVPGKPSAAAKEALQKKFGYDDDLITMSEVYRLWAIEGDEKVKAKLSFAEADSGVVIVPNIDLFKELKLRLLNGTHTLSCGLAFLAGFDTVKKAMDDTTVSTFISNLMTKEIAPAIPYKVDAKEAQDFATKVLDRFRNPNIEHQWISITMNYTSKLEMRVLPVLQQYYKLFNAVPEHFALGFAAYMLFNKPVKKEGDVYYGELNGVAYPIKDDKAATMYKKWQETKSSAIAEAVLHDTALWGGTDLSVLPGFAESVQEKLNDILVNGITAVIKETENKKVIA; this is encoded by the coding sequence ATGATAGTATCTAAATTTAACCTTAAAAATATTCAATGCAATGATTTGATAATTCCCGATCAGTCATTGTTTGAATTGCCTGAAAAAGTATTGCAATTCGGAACCGGCGTATTATTACGTGGATTGCCTGATTACTTTATTGATAAAGCCAATCGCCAGGGGAAATTCAATGGAAGAATTGTTGTGGTTAAATCTACAGATGGTGGCGATGGTGCAGCATTTGATAAGCAGGATGGTTTATATACGCTTTGTGTTCGTGGAATTGAAAACGGTAAAGTAGTAGAAGAGAATATTTTGAATTCATCTATAAGTCGTGTATTGTCTGCTAAAAGTGATTGGAAGGCAGTGAAAGAATGTGCACATAATCCTGAATTGCAGATCGTAATTTCCAATACAACGGAAGTGGGTATAGAATTAGTGAGTGATGATATACGTATTCATCCACCTGTATCATTTCCCGGAAAATTGTTAGCGTTTTTACATGAACGTTATAAAGCATTTGCAGGAAGTGAACATTCAGGTTTGGTGATCGTTCCAACAGAATTGATCAGCAACAATGGTAAAAAATTAGAATCAATTGTAATTGAACAAGCTCACTTAAATGGCTTGGACGATGCATTTATAGACTGGTTGGAAAACCACAATACATTCTGCAATACATTGGTAGATAGAATTGTGCCAGGCAAGCCGAGTGCTGCAGCTAAAGAGGCATTACAGAAAAAATTCGGCTATGATGATGATCTGATCACGATGTCGGAAGTATATCGTTTATGGGCAATTGAAGGTGATGAAAAAGTGAAAGCAAAATTATCTTTTGCGGAAGCAGATAGCGGGGTAGTGATTGTTCCGAATATAGATCTATTTAAAGAGCTAAAATTACGTTTACTAAATGGAACGCATACCCTAAGTTGTGGTTTGGCATTTTTAGCAGGTTTTGATACGGTTAAAAAAGCAATGGACGATACAACAGTATCTACGTTCATCAGTAACTTGATGACAAAAGAAATTGCACCGGCAATTCCATATAAAGTGGATGCAAAAGAAGCGCAGGATTTTGCAACAAAAGTATTGGACCGCTTCCGTAATCCAAATATCGAACATCAATGGATCAGCATTACCATGAATTATACGTCTAAGCTGGAAATGCGTGTACTTCCTGTATTACAACAATATTATAAGCTGTTCAATGCTGTGCCGGAGCATTTTGCCTTAGGCTTTGCTGCGTATATGTTATTTAATAAACCGGTAAAGAAAGAGGGAGATGTTTATTACGGAGAATTGAATGGCGTAGCATATCCTATTAAAGATGATAAAGCGGCAACAATGTATAAAAAATGGCAGGAAACAAAATCTTCTGCTATAGCGGAAGCTGTTTTACATGATACGGCATTGTGGGGTGGAACAGACTTGTCTGTATTGCCCGGGTTTGCAGAATCTGTGCAGGAAAAATTGAATGATATTTTAGTGAATGGAATTACTGCTGTAATAAAAGAAACTGAAAATAAAAAAGTGATAGCATAA